The following proteins are co-located in the Paralichthys olivaceus isolate ysfri-2021 chromosome 10, ASM2471397v2, whole genome shotgun sequence genome:
- the hecw2a gene encoding E3 ubiquitin-protein ligase HECW2 isoform X2 codes for MRPSLATAVLPPRTRSHNPPNLAVGVREHLSAPRRRSPHLRHTLSPENLRTLAERGGAAVDTVSVVSSPIGLPRANSDTDLVTSQSRSSLTASTLEYTLNRGQNLVISWDIKEEVDATDWIGLYHIDETNPSNVWDCKNRGVNGTQKGQIVWRLEAGPYFMEPETKVCFKYYHGVSGALRATTPCITVKNPAVLVEGLAEQVGIEHPRKLISFTLTDLRATGLKKGMFFNPDPYLKMSIHPGKRSVFPIFSHHGQERRSAIIANTINPVWHGEKYTFVALMTDILYIEVKDKFAKSRPIIKRFLGQLTIPVQRLIEKIPGVQPVSFSLCRRLPTEHVSGQLQFKVELTSTGPDGASPDSIIGISSLNGAPGTPSDDEDLPHHLPGVVSAGLSPTGSQSSQGMWESGAMACPEKDLSFMGAAARFVGPESLSGHQLLQRSFSEGLDAIEAPKGPGERPLGAASPKLRSSFPTHTRLSAMLHIDSDEDEERSGANDITPVPLSPLLLNGEASDVDGPEDDDAFLELQQPEQLEPSVLVAEPEGAAAAIEDTAAELEVETGLDLGDILELDVFSEAEEGPFTEAALEGLEIPEEGRMPGDEPSSDIDTCSMATAPQTVFSSSESCPVTLTTAVEAEEGAETAIDPGGTVVSSTSPTPQAVDDEGGGRADVTEAEGEAPPSSELEEVEDISVRRLSLQASGGVAEENEGGEAKPNEEAGSLDSEQDGEEGTHVNGHPVRSLPSVRQDIHRYQRVDEPLPPNWEARIDSHGRIFFVDHVNRTTTWQRPTGPPAPQGLTRSSSIQQMEQLNRRYQSIRRTITNSDRTEESAVDLLPEPESELMPHSISEYRRDSAVAHASGRTRLSLLLQSPSAKFLCSPDFFTVLHSNPSAYRMFTSNTCLKHMISKVRRDAHYFERYQHNRDLVTFLNMFSNKQLELPRGWEMKHDHTGKCSLSLHNSGYLDLNLQPFFVDHNCRSTTFIDPRLPLQSSRSTGLLAHRQHLSRQRSHSAGEVVDDSRQTNQPAMPRPSSTFSGSSRSQCHDVVPVAYNDKIVAFLRQPNILEILQERQPELARNHSLKDKVQFIRSEGVSGLARLSSDADLVMLLSLFEEEVMSYVPPLLHPGYSIASPQSSPGTQRANARAPAPYKRDFEAKLRNFYRKLETKGYGQGPGKVKLIIRRDHLLEDAFNQIMCYSRKDLQRSKLYVSFVGEDGLDYSGPSREFFFLVSRELFNPYYGLFEYSANDTYTVQISPMSAFVDNHHEWFRFSGRILGLALVHQYLLDAFFTRPFYKGLLRIPCDLSDLEFLDEEFHQSLQWMKDNDIEDMLDLTFTVNEEVFGQITERELKPGGAGIPVSEKNKKEYIERMVKWRIERGVAQQTESLVRGFYEVVDVRLVSVFDARELELVIAGTAEIDLADWRINTEYRGGYHDNHIVIRWFWAAVERFNNEQRLRLLQFVTGTSSIPYEGFASLRGSNGPRRFCVEKWGKITSLPRAHTCFNRLDLPPYSSFSMLYEKLVTAVEETSTFGLE; via the exons ATGCGACCGTCCCTGGCCACAGCAGTCCTGCCACCCAGGACGCGCTCCCACAATCCACCCAACCTGGCTGTGGGGGTCCGCGAACACCTTTCAGCTCCAAGAAGGCGCAGCCCCCACCTCCGGCACACCCTCAGCCCAGAGAACCTGCGGACCCTGGCGGAGAGGGGTGGGGCTGCTGTTGATACCGTGTCTGTGGTCAGCAGTCCTATAGGGCTTCCACGTGCTAACAGTGATACAGACCTGGTGACGTCCCAGAGTCGCTCCTCGCTCACGGCGTCCACTCTGGAGTACACGCTGAACCGGGGTCAGAACCTCGTCATATCCTGGGATATCAAGGAGGAAGTGGATGCTACCGACTGGATCGGGCTGTACCACATTG ATGAAACCAATCCTTCCAATGTGTGGGACTGTAAGAACAGAGGGGTGAATGGCACCCAGAAAGGTCAGATTGTATGGAGGCTTGAGGCTGGGCCCTACTTCATGGAGC ctgagaCCAAGGTATGTTTTAAGTATTACCATGGAGTGAGTGGAGCCCTTCGAGCCACCACCCCCTGCATCACCGTGAAGAATCCAGCCGTCCTG gtGGAGGGGCTGGCAGAGCAGGTGGGCATCGAACATCCTCGGAAACTGATCAGCTTCACATTGACAG ATTTGCGTGCCACTGGCCTGAAGAAGGGCATGTTTTTTAATCCGGATCCATACCTGAAGATGTCCATCCACCCAGGGAAGAGGAGCGTCTTCCCCATCTTCAGTCATCATGGACAGGAACGGCGATCAGCAATCATTGCTAACACCATCAACCCTGTCTGGCATGGAGAG AAATACACATTTGTAGCACTAATGACAGACATCCTGTATATTGAGGTAAAGGACAAGTTTGCAAAAAGCCGACCAATCATCAAACGCTTCCTCGGCCAGCTGACTATACCTGTGCAGCGGCTTATTGAAAAGATACCTGG TGTCCAGCCTgtgagtttctctctgtgtcggCGCCTGCCCACTGAACATGTAAGTGGTCAGTTGCAATTCAAAGTGGAGCTCACCTCAACCGGGCCTGATG GTGCTTCTCCTGATTCCATCATTGGCATTTCATCCTTAAACGGAGCACCAGGGACTCCGTCTGATGACGAGGACCTGCCACATCACCTTCCAGGAGTGGTTTCTGCGGGACTCTCGCCTACCGGCTCCCAGAGCTCGCAGGGCATGTGGGAAAGTGGGGCCATGGCCTGCCCAGAAAAGGACCTGTCTTTTATGGGTGCTGCGGCTAGATTTGTGGGGCCTGAGAGCCTGTCGGGCCACCAATTGCTCCAAAGATCATTCAGTGAGGGCCTGGATGCTATTGAGGCCCCCAAGGGTCCTGGTGAAAGACCCCTGGGTGCAGCCTCACCCAAACTGCGCTCTAgcttccccacacacacaaggctCAGTGCCATGTTGCACATAGATTCAGACGAAGATGAGGAGAGGTCAGGGGCCAATGACATCACTCCAGTGCCGCTCTCACCGCTACTGCTGAATGGAGAAGCTTCAGATGTTGACGGCCCCGAAGATGATGATGCTTTTCTAGAGCTCCAACAGCCTGAGCAGCTCGAGCCCTCTGTGCTTGTGGCGGAGCCTGAGGGTGCAGCTGCTGCGATAGAAGACACAGCCGCTGAGTTGGAGGTGGAAACAGGTCTGGACTTGGGCGATATTTTGGAGCTAGATGTATTttctgaggcagaggagggtcCATTCACAGAGGCTGCGCTAGAGGGTTTAGAGATACCTGAGGAAGGAAGGATGCCTGGCGACGAACCCTCATCAGACATCGACACCTGCTCTATGGCAACAGCCCCACAGACAGTCTTCTCATCATCAGAGAGCTGTCCGGTCACCCTGACCACTGCTGTG GAAGCggaggagggagcagagacAGCCATAGACCCAGGGGGAACCGTGGTTTCCAGCACCTCACCAACCCCGCAAGCTGTAGACGATGAAGGGGGTGGGCGAGCTGATGTCACTGAGGCTGAAGGAGAAGCTCCGCCATCCAGCGAGCTGGAGGAGGTTGAGGACATCAGTGTCAGGAGGCTCAGCCTCCAGGCGTCAGGGGGCGTGGCTGAAGAAAATGAAGGGGGGGAGGCAAAGCCAAATGAGGAGGCGGGGTCTTTGGATTCAGAGCAAGACGGAGAGGAAG GTACCCATGTCAACGGCCATCCTGTACGTTCGCTCCCCTCTGTACGTCAGGACATCCACCGATACCAACGTGTGGATGAGCCTCTGCCCccca ACTGGGAGGCTCGTATCGACAGCCATGGGAGGATCTTCTTTGTGGACCATGTGAACAGGACCACCACGTGGCAGCGTCCCACTGGACCTCCTGCCCCGCAGGGCCTGACCCGCTCCAGCTCCATTCAGCAGATGGAGCAACTAAACCGCAG ATACCAGAGCATCAGGAGGACAATTACAAACAGTGATCGGACAGAGGAAAGCGCTGTTGACCTACTACCTGAACCAGAAAGTGAACTGATGCCCCACTCCATTTCTG AATACAGACGAGACAGTGCAGTCGCTCATGCCAGTGGTCGCACGcgcctctctctcctgctgcagtcACCCAGCGCCAAGTTCCTGTGCAGCCCCGACTTCTTCACCGTGCTGCATTCAAACCCT AGTGCCTACCGCATGTTTACGAGCAACACCTGCCTGAAGCACATGATCAGTAAGGTGCGCCGGGACGCTCATTACTTTGAGCGCTACCAGCACAACCGAGACCTCGTCACCTTCCTCAACATGTTCTCCAACAAGCAGCTGGAGCTTCCCCGAGGGTGGGAGATGAAACATGACCATACtgggaag TGTAGTTTGTCCTTGCATAACAGTGGGTATTTGGACCTCAATCTCCAGCCCTTCTTTGTGGATCACAACTGTCGCTCTACGACCTTCATCGACCCACGGCTACCCCTCCAGAGTTCTCGCTCGACTGGGCTGCTGGCCCATCGCCAGCATCTGAGCCGCCAGCGCAGCCACAGTGCCGGGGAG GTAGTTGACGACTCTCGCCAAACCAACCAGCCCGCCATGCCCCGCCCCTCCAGCACCTTCAGTGGCTCCAGTCGGAGTCAGTGCCACGATGTGGTGCCTGTCG CCTACAATGACAAGATCGTGGCATTTCTACGGCAACCCAACATCTTAGAGATACTGCAGGAAAGGCAACCCGAGCTCGCCAGGAACCACTCACTCAA GGACAAGGTCCAGTTTATTCGCAGTGAGGGCGTCAGTGGGTTGGCTCGTCTCTCGAGTGACGCTGACCTCGTCATGCTGCTGAG CTTgtttgaggaggaggtgatgtcATATGTGCCGCCATTACTTCACCCAGGTTACAGCATCGCCTCTCCTCAGAGCTCCCCTG GCACTCAGCGAGCCAATGCTCGTGCTCCTGCTCCCTATAAGCGAGATTTTGAAGCTAAACTGAGAAACTTTTATCGAAAGCTGGAGACCAAAGGTTACGGCCAAGGACCAGGGAAAGTCAA GCTGATCATACGCAGGGACCACCTTCTGGAAGACGCCTTTAACCAAATCATGTGCTACTCCCGTAAAGACCTGCAGAGGAGTAAACTCTATGTCAGCTTTGTAGGCGAGGATGG actGGACTACAGTGGTCCCTCCAGAGAGTTTTTCTTCTTGGTGTCCAGAGAGCTGTTCAACCCATACTATGGCCTGTTTGAATATTCAGCCAATGACACGTACACAGTGCAGATCAGCCCCATGTCAGCCTTTGTAGACAACCACCACGAGTG GTTTCGCTTCAGTGGGCGAATCCTGGGGCTGGCCCTTGTCCATCAGTACCTGCTGGATGCCTTCTTTACCCGACCCTTCTACAAGGGGCTTCTTCGCAT CCCGTGTGACCTGAGTGACTTGGAGTTCCTGGACGAGGAGTTTCACCAGAGTCTTCAGTGGATGAAGGACAACGACATTGAAGATATGCTGGACCTCACTTTCACTGTCAATGAGGAGGTTTTTGGACAG AttacagagagagagctgaagCCGGGCGGGGCTGGTATCCCTGTGTCCGAGAAGAACAAGAAGGAGTACATCGAGCGAATGGTCAAGTGGCGTATAGAGAGAGGAGTGGCTCAGCAGACGGAGAGCCTGGTGCGAGGCTTTTATGAG gtGGTGGATGTGCGACTGGTGTCAGTGTTTGATGCCAGGGAGCTGGAGCTGGTGATCGCAGGCACTGCAGAGATCGACCTGGCGGACTGGAGGATCAACACAGAGTATAGAGGAG gttaccatgacaaccacaTAGTGATTCGCTGGTTCTGGGCGGCTGTGGAGAGATTCAACAATGAGCAGAGGCTCAGGCTGCTGCAG TTTGTGACAGGCACTTCCAGTATTCCTTACGAGGGTTTTGCCTCCCTACGGGGGAGTAATGGACCTCGCAGATTCTGTGTCGAGAAGTGGGGAAAAATCACTTCCTTACCCAG GGCTCACACTTGCTTTAATCGTTTGGACCTCCCACCTTACTCCTCCTTCTCCATGCTCTACGAGAAGCTGGTCACGGCTGTAGAGGAGACGAGCACTTTCGGTTTGGAGTGA
- the hecw2a gene encoding E3 ubiquitin-protein ligase HECW2 isoform X3 — protein sequence MRPSLATAVLPPRTRSHNPPNLAVGVREHLSAPRRRSPHLRHTLSPENLRTLAERGGAAVDTVSVVSSPIGLPRANSDTDLVTSQSRSSLTASTLEYTLNRGQNLVISWDIKEEVDATDWIGLYHIDETNPSNVWDCKNRGVNGTQKGQIVWRLEAGPYFMEPETKVCFKYYHGVSGALRATTPCITVKNPAVLVEGLAEQVGIEHPRKLISFTLTDLRATGLKKGMFFNPDPYLKMSIHPGKRSVFPIFSHHGQERRSAIIANTINPVWHGEKYTFVALMTDILYIEVKDKFAKSRPIIKRFLGQLTIPVQRLIEKIPGVQPVSFSLCRRLPTEHVSGQLQFKVELTSTGPDGASPDSIIGISSLNGAPGTPSDDEDLPHHLPGVVSAGLSPTGSQSSQGMWESGAMACPEKDLSFMGAAARFVGPESLSGHQLLQRSFSEGLDAIEAPKGPGERPLGAASPKLRSSFPTHTRLSAMLHIDSDEDEERSGANDITPVPLSPLLLNGEASDVDGPEDDDAFLELQQPEQLEPSVLVAEPEGAAAAIEDTAAELEVETGLDLGDILELDVFSEAEEGPFTEAALEGLEIPEEGRMPGDEPSSDIDTCSMATAPQTVFSSSESCPVTLTTAVEAEEGAETAIDPGGTVVSSTSPTPQAVDDEGGGRADVTEAEGEAPPSSELEEVEDISVRRLSLQASGGVAEENEGGEAKPNEEAGSLDSEQDGEEGTHVNGHPVRSLPSVRQDIHRYQRVDEPLPPNWEARIDSHGRIFFVDHVNRTTTWQRPTGPPAPQGLTRSSSIQQMEQLNRRYQSIRRTITNSDRTEESAVDLLPEPESELMPHSISEYRRDSAVAHASGRTRLSLLLQSPSAKFLCSPDFFTVLHSNPSAYRMFTSNTCLKHMISKVRRDAHYFERYQHNRDLVTFLNMFSNKQLELPRGWEMKHDHTGKPFFVDHNCRSTTFIDPRLPLQSSRSTGLLAHRQHLSRQRSHSAGECFLLSQVVDDSRQTNQPAMPRPSSTFSGSSRSQCHDVVPVAYNDKIVAFLRQPNILEILQERQPELARNHSLKDKVQFIRSEGVSGLARLSSDADLVMLLSLFEEEVMSYVPPLLHPGYSIASPQSSPGTQRANARAPAPYKRDFEAKLRNFYRKLETKGYGQGPGKVKLIIRRDHLLEDAFNQIMCYSRKDLQRSKLYVSFVGEDGLDYSGPSREFFFLVSRELFNPYYGLFEYSANDTYTVQISPMSAFVDNHHEWFRFSGRILGLALVHQYLLDAFFTRPFYKGLLRIPCDLSDLEFLDEEFHQSLQWMKDNDIEDMLDLTFTVNEEVFGQITERELKPGGAGIPVSEKNKKEYIERMVKWRIERGVAQQTESLVRGFYEVVDVRLVSVFDARELELVIAGTAEIDLADWRINTEYRGGYHDNHIVIRWFWAAVERFNNEQRLRLLQFVTGTSSIPYEGFASLRGSNGPRRFCVEKWGKITSLPRAHTCFNRLDLPPYSSFSMLYEKLVTAVEETSTFGLE from the exons ATGCGACCGTCCCTGGCCACAGCAGTCCTGCCACCCAGGACGCGCTCCCACAATCCACCCAACCTGGCTGTGGGGGTCCGCGAACACCTTTCAGCTCCAAGAAGGCGCAGCCCCCACCTCCGGCACACCCTCAGCCCAGAGAACCTGCGGACCCTGGCGGAGAGGGGTGGGGCTGCTGTTGATACCGTGTCTGTGGTCAGCAGTCCTATAGGGCTTCCACGTGCTAACAGTGATACAGACCTGGTGACGTCCCAGAGTCGCTCCTCGCTCACGGCGTCCACTCTGGAGTACACGCTGAACCGGGGTCAGAACCTCGTCATATCCTGGGATATCAAGGAGGAAGTGGATGCTACCGACTGGATCGGGCTGTACCACATTG ATGAAACCAATCCTTCCAATGTGTGGGACTGTAAGAACAGAGGGGTGAATGGCACCCAGAAAGGTCAGATTGTATGGAGGCTTGAGGCTGGGCCCTACTTCATGGAGC ctgagaCCAAGGTATGTTTTAAGTATTACCATGGAGTGAGTGGAGCCCTTCGAGCCACCACCCCCTGCATCACCGTGAAGAATCCAGCCGTCCTG gtGGAGGGGCTGGCAGAGCAGGTGGGCATCGAACATCCTCGGAAACTGATCAGCTTCACATTGACAG ATTTGCGTGCCACTGGCCTGAAGAAGGGCATGTTTTTTAATCCGGATCCATACCTGAAGATGTCCATCCACCCAGGGAAGAGGAGCGTCTTCCCCATCTTCAGTCATCATGGACAGGAACGGCGATCAGCAATCATTGCTAACACCATCAACCCTGTCTGGCATGGAGAG AAATACACATTTGTAGCACTAATGACAGACATCCTGTATATTGAGGTAAAGGACAAGTTTGCAAAAAGCCGACCAATCATCAAACGCTTCCTCGGCCAGCTGACTATACCTGTGCAGCGGCTTATTGAAAAGATACCTGG TGTCCAGCCTgtgagtttctctctgtgtcggCGCCTGCCCACTGAACATGTAAGTGGTCAGTTGCAATTCAAAGTGGAGCTCACCTCAACCGGGCCTGATG GTGCTTCTCCTGATTCCATCATTGGCATTTCATCCTTAAACGGAGCACCAGGGACTCCGTCTGATGACGAGGACCTGCCACATCACCTTCCAGGAGTGGTTTCTGCGGGACTCTCGCCTACCGGCTCCCAGAGCTCGCAGGGCATGTGGGAAAGTGGGGCCATGGCCTGCCCAGAAAAGGACCTGTCTTTTATGGGTGCTGCGGCTAGATTTGTGGGGCCTGAGAGCCTGTCGGGCCACCAATTGCTCCAAAGATCATTCAGTGAGGGCCTGGATGCTATTGAGGCCCCCAAGGGTCCTGGTGAAAGACCCCTGGGTGCAGCCTCACCCAAACTGCGCTCTAgcttccccacacacacaaggctCAGTGCCATGTTGCACATAGATTCAGACGAAGATGAGGAGAGGTCAGGGGCCAATGACATCACTCCAGTGCCGCTCTCACCGCTACTGCTGAATGGAGAAGCTTCAGATGTTGACGGCCCCGAAGATGATGATGCTTTTCTAGAGCTCCAACAGCCTGAGCAGCTCGAGCCCTCTGTGCTTGTGGCGGAGCCTGAGGGTGCAGCTGCTGCGATAGAAGACACAGCCGCTGAGTTGGAGGTGGAAACAGGTCTGGACTTGGGCGATATTTTGGAGCTAGATGTATTttctgaggcagaggagggtcCATTCACAGAGGCTGCGCTAGAGGGTTTAGAGATACCTGAGGAAGGAAGGATGCCTGGCGACGAACCCTCATCAGACATCGACACCTGCTCTATGGCAACAGCCCCACAGACAGTCTTCTCATCATCAGAGAGCTGTCCGGTCACCCTGACCACTGCTGTG GAAGCggaggagggagcagagacAGCCATAGACCCAGGGGGAACCGTGGTTTCCAGCACCTCACCAACCCCGCAAGCTGTAGACGATGAAGGGGGTGGGCGAGCTGATGTCACTGAGGCTGAAGGAGAAGCTCCGCCATCCAGCGAGCTGGAGGAGGTTGAGGACATCAGTGTCAGGAGGCTCAGCCTCCAGGCGTCAGGGGGCGTGGCTGAAGAAAATGAAGGGGGGGAGGCAAAGCCAAATGAGGAGGCGGGGTCTTTGGATTCAGAGCAAGACGGAGAGGAAG GTACCCATGTCAACGGCCATCCTGTACGTTCGCTCCCCTCTGTACGTCAGGACATCCACCGATACCAACGTGTGGATGAGCCTCTGCCCccca ACTGGGAGGCTCGTATCGACAGCCATGGGAGGATCTTCTTTGTGGACCATGTGAACAGGACCACCACGTGGCAGCGTCCCACTGGACCTCCTGCCCCGCAGGGCCTGACCCGCTCCAGCTCCATTCAGCAGATGGAGCAACTAAACCGCAG ATACCAGAGCATCAGGAGGACAATTACAAACAGTGATCGGACAGAGGAAAGCGCTGTTGACCTACTACCTGAACCAGAAAGTGAACTGATGCCCCACTCCATTTCTG AATACAGACGAGACAGTGCAGTCGCTCATGCCAGTGGTCGCACGcgcctctctctcctgctgcagtcACCCAGCGCCAAGTTCCTGTGCAGCCCCGACTTCTTCACCGTGCTGCATTCAAACCCT AGTGCCTACCGCATGTTTACGAGCAACACCTGCCTGAAGCACATGATCAGTAAGGTGCGCCGGGACGCTCATTACTTTGAGCGCTACCAGCACAACCGAGACCTCGTCACCTTCCTCAACATGTTCTCCAACAAGCAGCTGGAGCTTCCCCGAGGGTGGGAGATGAAACATGACCATACtgggaag CCCTTCTTTGTGGATCACAACTGTCGCTCTACGACCTTCATCGACCCACGGCTACCCCTCCAGAGTTCTCGCTCGACTGGGCTGCTGGCCCATCGCCAGCATCTGAGCCGCCAGCGCAGCCACAGTGCCGGGGAG TGCTTCCTTTTGTCACAGGTAGTTGACGACTCTCGCCAAACCAACCAGCCCGCCATGCCCCGCCCCTCCAGCACCTTCAGTGGCTCCAGTCGGAGTCAGTGCCACGATGTGGTGCCTGTCG CCTACAATGACAAGATCGTGGCATTTCTACGGCAACCCAACATCTTAGAGATACTGCAGGAAAGGCAACCCGAGCTCGCCAGGAACCACTCACTCAA GGACAAGGTCCAGTTTATTCGCAGTGAGGGCGTCAGTGGGTTGGCTCGTCTCTCGAGTGACGCTGACCTCGTCATGCTGCTGAG CTTgtttgaggaggaggtgatgtcATATGTGCCGCCATTACTTCACCCAGGTTACAGCATCGCCTCTCCTCAGAGCTCCCCTG GCACTCAGCGAGCCAATGCTCGTGCTCCTGCTCCCTATAAGCGAGATTTTGAAGCTAAACTGAGAAACTTTTATCGAAAGCTGGAGACCAAAGGTTACGGCCAAGGACCAGGGAAAGTCAA GCTGATCATACGCAGGGACCACCTTCTGGAAGACGCCTTTAACCAAATCATGTGCTACTCCCGTAAAGACCTGCAGAGGAGTAAACTCTATGTCAGCTTTGTAGGCGAGGATGG actGGACTACAGTGGTCCCTCCAGAGAGTTTTTCTTCTTGGTGTCCAGAGAGCTGTTCAACCCATACTATGGCCTGTTTGAATATTCAGCCAATGACACGTACACAGTGCAGATCAGCCCCATGTCAGCCTTTGTAGACAACCACCACGAGTG GTTTCGCTTCAGTGGGCGAATCCTGGGGCTGGCCCTTGTCCATCAGTACCTGCTGGATGCCTTCTTTACCCGACCCTTCTACAAGGGGCTTCTTCGCAT CCCGTGTGACCTGAGTGACTTGGAGTTCCTGGACGAGGAGTTTCACCAGAGTCTTCAGTGGATGAAGGACAACGACATTGAAGATATGCTGGACCTCACTTTCACTGTCAATGAGGAGGTTTTTGGACAG AttacagagagagagctgaagCCGGGCGGGGCTGGTATCCCTGTGTCCGAGAAGAACAAGAAGGAGTACATCGAGCGAATGGTCAAGTGGCGTATAGAGAGAGGAGTGGCTCAGCAGACGGAGAGCCTGGTGCGAGGCTTTTATGAG gtGGTGGATGTGCGACTGGTGTCAGTGTTTGATGCCAGGGAGCTGGAGCTGGTGATCGCAGGCACTGCAGAGATCGACCTGGCGGACTGGAGGATCAACACAGAGTATAGAGGAG gttaccatgacaaccacaTAGTGATTCGCTGGTTCTGGGCGGCTGTGGAGAGATTCAACAATGAGCAGAGGCTCAGGCTGCTGCAG TTTGTGACAGGCACTTCCAGTATTCCTTACGAGGGTTTTGCCTCCCTACGGGGGAGTAATGGACCTCGCAGATTCTGTGTCGAGAAGTGGGGAAAAATCACTTCCTTACCCAG GGCTCACACTTGCTTTAATCGTTTGGACCTCCCACCTTACTCCTCCTTCTCCATGCTCTACGAGAAGCTGGTCACGGCTGTAGAGGAGACGAGCACTTTCGGTTTGGAGTGA